A window of Desulfobulbus oralis genomic DNA:
GTTGTCTCGCTTGATGCGCTGCTCCAGAATCCGCCGCGCCTCGTCATACTGTTCGTGGCGGATGTAGTAGCGCGCGATGCTCAGATCCACCCAGCCGGGTTTGTCCGGCGCCTGTCGCAGCCTGAGCAGTTCCTCCAGAGCCTGTTCTTCCCGCCCTTCCTGCAGGAGGAGGCGGATCAGGCCGGCGTAGGCGTTTTCGTTCTGCTCCTCCCGGTCGATGATGTCCCGGTACATGGCCTCGGCAGCGGCAAAGTCGTGCTGCCGGATCAGCAGTTCGGCGACTTCGGCCTGCACATCCGCCGACCAGTTGAGTTCGAGCGCCCGGGCGAAATGGGCCCTGCTGGCCGCGAAATCCTCCGTACGCCGCAAAAGGCGCGCCATGAGGAGCTGGGCCTGATAGGAATCCTCATCCCTGCCCAGCTCCTGCTCCAGAATGCGGCGGGCTTCGGCGGTGCGGCCGGCTGCCATGTAGATTTCCGCCAGCGGCAGCGTCACGGCCGGATCATCCGGGTGGCTGGCCAGAATGCGGCGATACTGCTGCAGGGCCGCATCGGTCTTGCGCTGACCCATCAGGATATTGGCGTAGAGCAGGCGCAGGCTCACACTGTCCGGATGTTTGCCCAGAAAGGTATGCAGCCACAGGGCCGCCTCGTGCACGCGGCCCAGCCGGAGCAGCAGGAAGGGAATCTTGCTCTGGGCATAGCTGGCCTTGCTGTCGCAGATGGCGGCATTTTCATAGGCTTCCAGGGCCTCCTCGAAATCCTGCCTCAGCTCGGCGCTCCGGCCTTTGAGGAAATAGAAATAGGAGCAGGCATAGTCCTTTTCATCGCTGCTAGGGCTTGGGGTGACGGCTTGGGAACTGCCGTTTGCCTGCTGCGGCCCTGCTGCGAGGTCTGTCCGCTGTCTGTCGCCGGGTGCGGCCTTGCCGGCCGGCTGGCAGGCCCAGAGCAGGGGCAGCAGCGCCAGGACGGCGAGCAAAAGGAAACGGTTCAGCATGACCAGCCCCTCTGCCGGCAGAGCGGCCGCACCAGCGCTCGAATCTGTTCCTGCACGAGTTTCCGCTCTCCGGTGGCATCAATACGATGGATGCAGGGCTGGG
This region includes:
- a CDS encoding tetratricopeptide repeat protein yields the protein MLNRFLLLAVLALLPLLWACQPAGKAAPGDRQRTDLAAGPQQANGSSQAVTPSPSSDEKDYACSYFYFLKGRSAELRQDFEEALEAYENAAICDSKASYAQSKIPFLLLRLGRVHEAALWLHTFLGKHPDSVSLRLLYANILMGQRKTDAALQQYRRILASHPDDPAVTLPLAEIYMAAGRTAEARRILEQELGRDEDSYQAQLLMARLLRRTEDFAASRAHFARALELNWSADVQAEVAELLIRQHDFAAAEAMYRDIIDREEQNENAYAGLIRLLLQEGREEQALEELLRLRQAPDKPGWVDLSIARYYIRHEQYDEARRILEQRIKRDNSSEARFLLAALLQHEQKYEESLAQVRLIDNKAPEYPEALALMVSLCRQLNRVDDAVLFLERNIAGAITRHPAMYPLLAELHDSQERSAVARKVLEEGLRRYPESEDLLYSYGAFLEQKSEHRAAMDIMQKLIAINPSNAAALNFVGYSWANDGINLQMALDYIQRALELMPDNASIQDSMGWVLYRLGRLDEALPVLEKAAQGSQEPEVQEHLAEVLAARGQHKKALRIYQRLLADSVKAGNESGRLRLQKIIKALEAPDPQAKPVP